The following proteins are co-located in the Manihot esculenta cultivar AM560-2 chromosome 7, M.esculenta_v8, whole genome shotgun sequence genome:
- the LOC110619139 gene encoding uncharacterized protein LOC110619139, whose amino-acid sequence MGNCLSFPPSSGSNVVSKKSKPLPIETSFKLPSPLPTWPQGEGFGYGTIDLGGLRVCQISSFNKVWATHEGGPDDLGASFFDPWQIPQGFFMLGSYCQPNNRSLYGWVLAGKDEVGGTLKTPLDYTLVWSSESLKIKQDGIGYIWLPTAPDGYTTVGVVVTNSPAKPSLEKIRCVRSDITDQCEVDTWVWGPGKQSDPNGFNVFNLRPSNRGMQTMGVCVGTFVAQNGSANSISVACLKNMHSNLSCMPNLNQIQAIFQAYSPRIYFHPDEEFFSSSISWYFNNGALLYKKGEESNPIPITATGSNLPQGGSNDDSYWLDFPLDENARERIKKGDLQETEVYLHIKPMLGATFTDIVLWMFCPFNGPAKAKVELINIPLGRIGEHVGDWEHLTLRVSNFNGELWSVYFSQHSGGSWLNASELQFESGNKTVGYASWHGHAMYSKPGLVLQGNSGIGIRNDTAKSKMVLDTGARFSVVAAEYLGTKVIEPPWLNYLRKWGPKTTYDIAEEIKQVEKILPGKLKSAFEKFINSLPNEVLGEEGPTGPKLKRNWTGDEV is encoded by the exons ATGGGGAACTGTCTTTCTTTCCCTCCATCTTCAGGTTCCAACGTTGTCTCGAAGAAATCCAAACCTCTGCCCATTGAAACCTCCTTCAAGCTTCCCTCTCCATTGCCAACTTGGCCACAAG GTGAAGGGTTTGGATATGGAACCATTGATCTTGGTGGATTACGGGTGTGTCAGATTTCGTCTTTCAACAAAGTCTGGGCTACCCATGAAGGGGGACCAGATGACCTTGGCGCTTCTTTCTTTGATCCCTGGCAAATACCACAAGGATTCTTTATGCTGGGTAGCTATTGCCAACCCAACAACAGGTCGCTTTACGGGTGGGTTCTTGCCGGGAAAGATGAGGTAGGGGGAACCTTAAAGACACCGCTCGATTACACGCTAGTTTGGAGCAGCGAGTCTCTCAAAATCAAGCAAGACGGCATTGGCTACATCTGGTTACCCACTGCTCCTGATGGTTACACAACCGTAGGCGTTGTCGTCACCAATTCCCCCGCAAAGCCTTCCCTCGAAAAAATCCGCTGCGTTCGATCAGACATCACCGACCAATGCGAGGTCGACACTTGGGTCTGGGGACCTGGCAAGCAAAGCGATCCAAATGGATTCAACGTATTCAATTTGAGGCCCAGCAATAGGGGGATGCAGACCATGGGTGTTTGTGTGGGCACATTTGTGGCCCAAAACGGCAGCGCTAACTCTATTTCTGTAGCTTGCTTGAAGAATATGCACTCCAATTTATCTTGCATGCCCAATCTAAACCAAATTCAGGCAATTTTTCAGGCATACTCTCCCCGGATATATTTCCATCCTGATGAAGAGTTCTTCTCATCCTCGATAAGTTGGTATTTTAACAATGGGGCACTCTTATATAAGAAGGGAGAAGAATCCAACCCTATCCCAATCACAGCAACAGGCTCGAACCTTCCTCAAGGAGGTTCAAATGATGATTCATACTGGCTGGACTTTCCCCTGGATGAAAATgctagagagagaatcaagaaaGGAGACTTACAAGAAACTGAGGTATATTTACACATCAAGCCAATGCTGGGAGCAACCTTTACGGACATAGTTTTGTGGATGTTTTGTCCTTTCAATGGTCCTGCCAAAGCTAAAGTTGAGCTCATCAATATTCCACTAGGAAGGATAGGAGAACACGTTGGTGACTGGGAGCATTTGACGTTGAGAGTCAGTAACTTTAATGGGGAGTTGTGGAGTGTTTACTTCTCCCAACATAGTGGGGGTTCTTGGCTCAATGCGTCGGAGCTTCAGTTTGAAAGTGGAAACAAAACTGTTGGGTATGCATCGTGGCATGGCCATGCCATGTATTCCAAGCCAGGTCTAGTATTACAAGGGAACAGTGGGATAGGAATAAGGAATGATACTGCGAAAAGTAAAATGGTGTTGGATACTGGAGCAAGGTTCTCGGTGGTTGCAGCTGAGTATTTGGGCACGAAGGTTATCGAGCCACCATGGCTTAATTACTTGAGGAAATGGGGTCCAAAAACTACTTACGACATAGCCGAGGAGATCAAGCAAGTGGAGAAAATATTACCTGGGAAACTCAAATCTGCGTTTGAAAAGTTCATTAATAGTCTACCAAATGAAGTTCTCGGGGAAGAAGGGCCCACAGGTCCAAAGCTGAAAAGAAATTGGACAGGAGATGAAGTTTAA